Proteins from a genomic interval of Staphylococcus debuckii:
- a CDS encoding magnesium transporter CorA family protein has protein sequence MITAYKHNIHQDIHTTSLKEGLWINMIEPSREEVESMIEDFNIPEDFLKDPLDADESARVEFDDETGYSLIIIDIPIVNKNNHKILSFMTIPLGIVIGHGRLITVCDHDIEFLESFTKPGNNLHYRSQLALNILVTVSNHYNRNLRLLNKSRLRIERDLKKSVTNKQLYNLMEVEKSLVYFLAALKGNEDVFKRLFKLPPIKRFDEDEDLIEDLFVETNQAIETTELHTRILESITTSYESLLSNDMNTIMKTLTLFTVFLTLPTLVFSFFGMNVPLPINDHSPVSWIVTLCISLILVTVVFILLWRRGKL, from the coding sequence ACACAACTTCCTTAAAAGAAGGCTTATGGATCAATATGATTGAGCCTAGCCGAGAAGAAGTAGAAAGTATGATTGAGGACTTTAATATTCCTGAAGATTTTCTGAAGGACCCCTTAGATGCGGATGAAAGTGCCCGTGTTGAATTCGATGATGAAACCGGCTATTCTTTGATTATTATCGATATTCCTATTGTAAATAAGAATAATCATAAAATCTTGTCGTTTATGACTATTCCATTAGGGATTGTGATTGGCCATGGGCGTCTTATAACAGTATGCGATCACGATATTGAATTCCTAGAATCCTTTACAAAACCTGGCAATAACCTGCATTATCGCAGTCAACTTGCTTTGAATATTCTGGTCACAGTTTCCAATCATTATAATAGAAATTTACGCTTGTTGAATAAATCACGTTTGCGTATTGAACGTGACTTGAAGAAATCGGTGACCAATAAACAACTTTATAATTTGATGGAAGTTGAAAAGAGTCTGGTTTACTTCTTAGCCGCACTCAAAGGTAACGAAGATGTCTTTAAGAGACTCTTTAAATTACCTCCAATCAAGCGCTTTGATGAAGATGAAGATTTAATCGAAGACTTGTTTGTCGAAACGAACCAAGCGATTGAAACGACAGAATTGCATACGCGTATCTTAGAAAGTATCACGACATCGTATGAATCACTCTTGTCGAATGATATGAATACGATTATGAAAACTTTAACGCTCTTTACTGTTTTCCTTACTTTACCGACATTAGTATTCAGTTTCTTCGGTATGAACGTGCCACTGCCGATTAATGACCATAGTCCGGTCTCTTGGATAGTCACATTATGTATTTCGTTAATTCTAGTAACTGTTGTCTTTATTCTCTTATGGAGACGAGGCAAGCTTTGA
- a CDS encoding TIGR00730 family Rossman fold protein: MNIIVYCGASEGNNPLYSKAAESLGEWMAAQRYGLVFGGGKVGLMGKLADTVIAQDGHAIGVMPQFLADREIAHQGLDELIIVDSMAERKAAMLEKGDVCLALPGGPGTLEEITEMVSWARIGQNPNPCVFWNVNGYYNKIEAFYNQMVEEGFLTQTDRDLICFTDSYDELNQFVEKYRAPNIRQY, encoded by the coding sequence ATGAACATCATTGTATATTGCGGCGCCAGCGAGGGAAACAATCCTCTATATTCCAAAGCTGCGGAATCTCTTGGGGAATGGATGGCAGCACAGCGTTATGGTCTCGTTTTTGGCGGAGGAAAAGTAGGGCTGATGGGTAAATTAGCTGATACTGTCATAGCACAAGACGGCCACGCTATCGGTGTTATGCCGCAGTTTTTAGCTGATCGTGAAATCGCACATCAAGGTTTAGATGAACTTATTATTGTCGACAGCATGGCAGAACGTAAAGCTGCTATGTTAGAAAAGGGAGACGTGTGCTTAGCTTTACCAGGCGGGCCAGGTACATTAGAAGAAATTACGGAAATGGTGTCTTGGGCACGCATCGGACAAAACCCTAATCCGTGTGTCTTTTGGAATGTAAATGGTTACTACAACAAGATAGAAGCATTTTACAATCAAATGGTAGAAGAAGGATTCTTAACGCAAACCGATCGTGATTTAATTTGTTTCACTGATAGCTATGATGAATTAAACCAATTCGTTGAAAAATATCGCGCTCCCAATATTCGCCAATACTAA
- a CDS encoding DUF4889 domain-containing protein: MKNKKALGFTLIGIMVVICVVLVIMMMSSGKKDTYYGIMKDNHTVEKMVREKDQKVEKDVHIKTDDNFKPEKGQFVMLVKKEGSDDFSKKKVVKHDDIPHGLMMKIHDMKHMDMSH, encoded by the coding sequence ATGAAAAATAAAAAAGCTTTAGGCTTTACTTTAATTGGCATAATGGTAGTCATTTGTGTTGTTTTAGTCATTATGATGATGTCTTCAGGTAAAAAAGATACATACTACGGTATCATGAAAGACAATCATACTGTAGAAAAAATGGTACGCGAAAAAGACCAAAAAGTTGAAAAAGATGTACACATCAAAACTGATGATAATTTCAAACCTGAAAAAGGTCAATTCGTAATGTTAGTTAAAAAAGAAGGCTCTGATGATTTCAGTAAGAAAAAAGTTGTCAAACATGATGATATTCCTCATGGCTTAATGATGAAAATTCATGACATGAAGCATATGGATATGAGCCATTAA
- a CDS encoding cation:dicarboxylate symporter family transporter codes for MALFKRKISLPMQVMIALVLGVVVGLLLYGHKDVANYIQPLGDIFLNLIKMIVIPVVFCSLALSISGVGESKTVGRYGLKTIVYFEIITTIAIALGVLFANLFKPGTGLDPDKLPKGDISKYESSAHAAEHSTYGNHFIDTIVNIIPTNFFEALSKGELLPIIFFAVFFGLGIAAIGEKGNPVKDFLGGVLEATFWMINKILKLAPLGVFAFICVTIMTFGASALIPLLKLVLVVVGAMVFFVVVVLGIVAKMVGSSVFDIIKVLKSEILLAFSTSSSEAVLPVMMQKMERFGSPKDITSFVIPIGYTFNLDGSALYQSIAALFVAQMYGIHLSLPHQLVLIFTLMITSKGMAAVPGTSIVVLLTTLGSMGLPAAGLALIIGVDRILDMVRTCVNVVGNALSTVVIAKWEGVFDKEQNKDYLNSI; via the coding sequence ATGGCTTTATTTAAGCGAAAAATTAGTTTACCAATGCAGGTTATGATTGCACTGGTTCTTGGCGTTGTTGTAGGACTATTATTATATGGACATAAAGATGTTGCGAACTATATCCAACCGCTTGGTGACATATTTTTAAACTTAATTAAAATGATTGTCATTCCGGTCGTGTTTTGTTCACTCGCATTATCCATTTCAGGTGTAGGTGAATCTAAAACAGTAGGGCGCTATGGTTTGAAAACAATTGTGTATTTTGAGATTATAACGACTATCGCAATTGCTTTAGGTGTTTTGTTTGCAAATTTATTTAAACCGGGGACGGGCTTAGATCCTGACAAACTACCTAAAGGTGATATTTCGAAGTACGAATCATCAGCACATGCAGCTGAACATTCTACATACGGTAATCATTTTATTGATACGATTGTAAATATTATTCCAACCAACTTTTTCGAAGCATTATCCAAAGGCGAATTGCTTCCGATTATCTTCTTTGCAGTATTCTTTGGTTTAGGTATTGCGGCTATCGGTGAAAAAGGAAACCCCGTTAAAGATTTCTTAGGCGGTGTGTTGGAAGCGACATTCTGGATGATCAATAAAATCTTAAAACTCGCTCCACTCGGCGTGTTTGCATTTATTTGTGTAACAATAATGACATTTGGTGCCTCAGCATTAATTCCATTATTGAAACTGGTCCTTGTAGTTGTCGGCGCAATGGTATTCTTTGTAGTCGTGGTACTAGGAATTGTTGCGAAAATGGTAGGCTCAAGTGTATTTGATATTATAAAAGTACTGAAAAGTGAAATCTTACTGGCATTTTCAACATCAAGTTCTGAAGCAGTATTACCAGTAATGATGCAGAAAATGGAAAGATTTGGTTCACCAAAAGATATTACATCTTTTGTAATCCCGATTGGTTATACCTTCAACTTAGACGGCTCAGCATTGTACCAATCAATTGCAGCATTATTCGTAGCACAAATGTACGGTATTCATTTAAGTTTACCTCACCAATTAGTCTTAATCTTTACTTTAATGATTACTTCAAAAGGTATGGCAGCCGTACCAGGTACATCAATTGTTGTATTATTAACAACATTAGGTTCCATGGGCTTGCCGGCAGCCGGACTTGCATTGATAATCGGTGTTGACCGTATACTAGATATGGTACGTACTTGTGTTAACGTAGTAGGTAACGCTTTATCTACTGTTGTAATTGCTAAATGGGAAGGCGTATTTGATAAAGAACAAAACAAAGATTATTTAAATTCCATTTAG
- a CDS encoding EamA family transporter: MAHRNQKRWPGFVLVIVGAIFWGVGGTVSQWLFENKHLPVTWFVGVRLLVSGLLLILTSFFLEGKKTITIWADKKAILKLLVYSLLGMLGVQYCFMATIHYGNAAVATLLQYLGPVIIILYLVATKVINFKWKEGIAVTLALSGTFLLLTNGSLATLSVPMPAIVWGLLSAFAMAFYTIYPVQLLAKWGTVNVVGWAMFIAGIFLNFLHPIWQVDTSNWDIKVLIYIFISVILGTMFAFWLFISSLNYLYPQEASVLGTIEPLTAILLSVVWLGVSFGIWQVAGVFCIVLMVIFLAVVKD; the protein is encoded by the coding sequence ATGGCACACAGAAATCAAAAACGTTGGCCGGGATTTGTTTTAGTAATCGTAGGAGCAATATTTTGGGGAGTCGGGGGAACGGTTTCTCAATGGTTATTTGAAAACAAACATTTGCCGGTGACTTGGTTCGTGGGCGTGAGATTATTAGTATCTGGTCTGCTATTGATTCTTACTTCCTTCTTTTTAGAAGGGAAGAAGACAATTACAATCTGGGCCGATAAAAAAGCTATTCTAAAATTATTGGTCTATTCACTTTTAGGTATGCTAGGTGTGCAATATTGTTTCATGGCAACGATTCATTATGGGAATGCAGCTGTAGCGACATTGTTGCAATATCTAGGGCCAGTCATCATTATCTTATATCTTGTGGCTACTAAAGTGATCAACTTTAAATGGAAAGAAGGTATCGCGGTTACCTTAGCATTAAGTGGTACTTTCTTATTATTAACAAATGGTTCTTTAGCAACTTTATCAGTCCCTATGCCAGCGATTGTTTGGGGGCTGCTATCAGCGTTTGCTATGGCCTTTTACACAATTTACCCTGTGCAGCTTCTAGCAAAATGGGGAACTGTTAATGTAGTAGGTTGGGCTATGTTCATCGCAGGTATTTTCTTGAATTTCTTGCACCCGATTTGGCAAGTAGACACTTCTAATTGGGATATTAAAGTATTAATTTATATTTTCATATCAGTTATTTTAGGAACAATGTTTGCCTTTTGGTTGTTCATTTCTAGTTTGAATTACCTTTACCCTCAAGAAGCCAGTGTGTTAGGGACAATCGAACCGTTAACAGCGATTTTGTTATCAGTAGTTTGGTTAGGTGTTTCATTCGGTATCTGGCAAGTTGCAGGCGTATTTTGTATCGTCTTGATGGTCATATTCTTGGCAGTCGTCAAAGATTAG
- a CDS encoding DUF3139 domain-containing protein, with translation MKKKRILPLILILIGSLILATLFFFGLKIYQGHQNLKLIDQYITEHHLESKITSEKKKFNAKDGVYYKEVVFKDEPDKTYVIQPMGTSRGLFAQAFDTQTKKHLKKAKHNFFDDNYKLK, from the coding sequence ATGAAGAAGAAAAGAATTTTACCGCTTATATTAATTTTAATCGGCTCACTTATATTAGCGACCCTATTCTTTTTTGGATTAAAGATATATCAAGGACATCAAAATTTGAAGTTGATTGATCAATATATTACCGAACATCATTTAGAATCTAAGATTACTTCAGAGAAAAAGAAATTCAATGCAAAAGATGGCGTTTATTATAAAGAAGTAGTGTTCAAAGATGAGCCTGATAAAACGTATGTAATCCAACCAATGGGTACTTCTCGAGGGTTATTTGCTCAAGCTTTCGATACACAAACTAAGAAACATCTGAAAAAAGCAAAACATAATTTCTTTGATGACAATTATAAGCTCAAATAA
- a CDS encoding MarR family winged helix-turn-helix transcriptional regulator yields MHENNSFLEKQLCFLFYVSSKEIIKRYSPYLKKFDLTYTGYIVLLALEPHETLNIKTLGQRIYLDSGTLTPLLKKLEKNGLVTRTREADDERNLKVALTQQGVEIRQEISQISKEVFDGLDVSLEDAKTIKSILSKFIADNFSKE; encoded by the coding sequence TTGCATGAGAATAACAGTTTTCTAGAGAAACAATTATGTTTTTTATTCTATGTGTCATCTAAAGAGATTATCAAACGCTATAGTCCTTACCTCAAGAAATTTGATTTAACTTATACTGGCTATATTGTACTTCTAGCGTTAGAACCCCACGAAACTTTGAATATTAAAACTTTAGGTCAACGTATTTATTTAGATTCAGGTACTTTAACTCCCCTTTTAAAAAAGCTTGAAAAAAATGGGCTCGTTACGAGAACGAGAGAAGCAGATGATGAACGTAACTTGAAAGTTGCGCTGACTCAACAAGGTGTGGAAATACGCCAGGAAATTTCACAGATTTCAAAAGAAGTCTTCGATGGTTTAGATGTATCGCTAGAGGATGCTAAAACAATTAAATCTATCCTTTCTAAATTTATTGCCGATAACTTTTCTAAAGAATAG
- a CDS encoding Hsp20/alpha crystallin family protein has protein sequence MPFESKPTDLFKEFGRQFIDQIPTINPVKTDISEKNNQYILKADLPGFEKKDINLSYNEGTLTISAKRSIESRTEDEEGRVIQRERSDSSVKREFSFSNIKSDEISAHYRDGVLTVTLPKRTEDNSASSNISID, from the coding sequence ATGCCTTTCGAAAGTAAACCAACAGATTTATTCAAAGAATTCGGACGTCAATTTATAGATCAAATCCCTACAATCAATCCAGTTAAAACAGATATCAGCGAAAAAAATAATCAATATATCTTGAAAGCAGACTTACCTGGCTTTGAAAAGAAAGATATTAACCTTTCTTATAATGAAGGAACTTTGACTATTAGTGCCAAACGTTCAATTGAAAGCCGTACGGAAGATGAAGAAGGCCGTGTCATTCAAAGAGAACGCAGTGATAGTAGCGTTAAGCGTGAATTTTCATTCAGCAATATTAAAAGCGATGAAATCAGCGCGCACTACAGAGACGGCGTGTTGACAGTAACATTGCCTAAACGCACTGAAGATAATTCAGCTAGTTCTAACATTTCAATTGATTAA
- a CDS encoding hydroxymethylglutaryl-CoA reductase, degradative — MKALGKDFRHLSRKDKLQRLEENGWISKESQQELLEYPLLSEEVADSLIENVITQGALPVGLLPDIEVDGKHYVVPMMVEEPSVVAAASYGAKLVNKTGGFHVDSSERLMIGQIVFMDVAQPAELAEQLLAKETQIHQIADTAYPSILKRGGGYRKIDVDTFSEEQLVSLKVYIDTKDAMGANMMNTILEGISSFLKGEWPDINVLMSILSNHATASVVRVSGEIDIADLARGEMEGAEVARRLEAASVLAYVDPYRAVTHNKGVMNGIHAVVLATGNDTRSAEASAHAYACKEGQYRSMTKWEYLPEKERLRGTIEIPMTLATVGGGTKVVPIARLAQELLHVDSAQELGEVAAAVGLAQNFSACRALVSEGIQEGHMSLQYKSLAIVAGAKGEEIEKVANALKTADTANMAKAEEILAELRKEE, encoded by the coding sequence ATGAAAGCATTGGGGAAAGATTTCAGACACTTATCGAGAAAAGATAAATTGCAAAGACTTGAAGAAAACGGCTGGATATCGAAAGAAAGTCAGCAAGAACTTCTTGAGTATCCGCTGCTTTCTGAAGAAGTCGCGGACAGTCTTATCGAGAACGTTATTACGCAAGGGGCTTTGCCAGTAGGACTACTTCCTGATATTGAAGTAGACGGCAAACATTATGTTGTACCTATGATGGTAGAAGAACCTTCTGTAGTAGCCGCTGCAAGTTACGGTGCTAAACTTGTCAATAAAACAGGAGGTTTTCACGTTGATTCTAGTGAACGCTTAATGATCGGCCAAATTGTATTTATGGATGTTGCACAACCTGCAGAATTGGCTGAACAATTATTAGCGAAAGAAACTCAGATCCATCAAATTGCGGATACTGCATATCCTTCTATTTTAAAAAGAGGCGGGGGTTACCGTAAAATCGATGTTGATACCTTTTCAGAAGAACAGCTCGTATCTTTGAAAGTTTATATTGATACAAAAGATGCTATGGGCGCAAACATGATGAACACTATCTTAGAAGGCATCTCAAGCTTCTTAAAAGGCGAATGGCCTGATATTAATGTTCTGATGAGTATCTTATCTAATCATGCAACAGCTTCAGTAGTACGCGTGTCAGGAGAAATCGACATTGCAGATTTAGCGCGAGGAGAGATGGAGGGCGCTGAAGTTGCACGCCGTTTAGAAGCAGCATCGGTTTTAGCTTATGTCGATCCTTATCGTGCTGTTACGCATAATAAAGGCGTTATGAATGGTATACATGCGGTAGTACTAGCAACCGGCAATGATACACGCAGCGCCGAAGCAAGTGCGCATGCTTATGCTTGCAAGGAAGGACAATACCGCAGTATGACAAAATGGGAATACTTGCCTGAGAAAGAACGCCTGCGTGGAACAATTGAAATTCCAATGACCTTGGCGACAGTAGGCGGAGGTACAAAGGTAGTACCGATTGCACGTTTAGCGCAAGAACTGCTACACGTTGATTCTGCTCAAGAATTAGGAGAGGTAGCTGCAGCAGTCGGTTTAGCACAAAATTTCTCAGCCTGCCGAGCATTAGTCTCAGAAGGTATTCAAGAAGGACACATGAGCCTGCAATATAAATCACTAGCTATAGTAGCAGGTGCTAAAGGCGAGGAAATCGAGAAAGTTGCGAATGCTTTAAAAACAGCAGATACAGCAAATATGGCTAAAGCCGAAGAAATTCTTGCAGAGTTGAGAAAAGAAGAATAA
- a CDS encoding thiolase family protein, giving the protein MSKIAIVSAKRTPVGKFRGKLRDYSAVQLGTIALEAAIDAIELPKDTIENVIFGNVLQAGNGQNPARQILVNAGLPTTTPGMTINEVCGSGLKAVILGKQLIQLGEAKVVAVGGVESMTNAPKLLIEGKEKPVPSFMHDGLTDAFENVPMGITAERIADQYEVTREQQDEFAVKSHQKAYEATQAGKYNEEMIPLKDADGEMMTADEGIRGNSSVEKLSALDTIFKEDGSVTAGNASSINDGASALILMDEDYAKENGFEVLATLGDYAEVGCDPEIMGIAPFYAVSKLLEKTDKTMNDIDLVEMTEAFAVQSIAVKDNLNIPDEKLNIYGGAVAIGHPIGASGARLVTSLVNELHQENKQTGIATACIGGGLGLALAVEKGE; this is encoded by the coding sequence ATGAGTAAAATTGCAATTGTCAGCGCTAAACGTACACCAGTAGGAAAATTCAGAGGGAAGTTAAGAGATTATTCTGCAGTACAGCTTGGTACGATCGCTTTAGAAGCGGCTATCGATGCTATTGAATTACCCAAAGATACCATCGAAAATGTTATTTTCGGTAATGTGCTTCAAGCAGGAAACGGCCAAAATCCAGCACGTCAAATTTTAGTCAATGCAGGTTTACCTACTACAACTCCTGGGATGACTATTAATGAAGTCTGTGGTTCTGGATTGAAAGCGGTGATTCTAGGTAAACAACTCATTCAGTTAGGAGAAGCTAAAGTCGTAGCAGTAGGTGGAGTTGAAAGTATGACGAATGCGCCTAAATTGCTAATTGAAGGCAAAGAGAAACCCGTACCGAGCTTTATGCATGACGGTTTAACAGATGCCTTTGAAAATGTACCCATGGGCATCACGGCAGAACGTATTGCAGATCAATATGAAGTTACACGTGAACAACAAGATGAGTTCGCAGTAAAATCTCATCAAAAAGCCTATGAAGCCACTCAAGCAGGCAAATACAATGAAGAAATGATTCCGTTGAAAGATGCGGATGGCGAAATGATGACTGCAGATGAAGGCATTCGCGGCAATAGTTCAGTTGAAAAATTATCCGCATTAGATACTATCTTTAAAGAAGATGGTTCTGTGACTGCAGGAAATGCATCCAGCATTAATGATGGTGCATCAGCGTTAATCTTAATGGACGAAGATTATGCTAAAGAAAATGGTTTTGAAGTGCTTGCGACCCTCGGCGATTATGCAGAAGTCGGCTGCGACCCTGAAATTATGGGCATTGCGCCATTTTATGCCGTAAGTAAGTTGCTCGAAAAAACAGACAAAACAATGAATGATATTGATTTAGTTGAAATGACAGAAGCTTTTGCGGTACAAAGTATAGCCGTTAAAGACAACTTGAATATTCCAGATGAGAAATTGAATATTTATGGCGGTGCAGTAGCAATCGGTCATCCAATTGGTGCGAGCGGCGCGCGTCTGGTCACTTCATTAGTGAACGAATTACATCAAGAAAATAAACAAACTGGTATTGCTACAGCTTGTATCGGCGGCGGACTAGGTCTCGCTTTAGCAGTTGAAAAAGGAGAATAA
- a CDS encoding hydroxymethylglutaryl-CoA synthase yields the protein MTIGIDQLNFYIPNFYVDMAELAEARGVDPNKFLIGIGQSQMAVSPVSQDIVSMGANAAQPILSEQDKKDITMVIVATESAIDSAKASAVQIHHLLGIQPFARCFEMKEACYAATPAIQLAKDYLVPRPNEKVLVIASDTARYGLNSGGEPTQGAGAVAMIISHNPSILELHDDSVAYTEDVYDFWRPSGEIYPLVAGKLSKDAYIKSFQESWNEYAKRHHKSLSDFAALCFHVPFTKMGQKALDSILTDSASEDTQARLNEGYKSATDYNRYVGNVYTGSLYLSLISLLENHKLNDGDTIGLFSYGSGSVGEFFSATLMNNYQDHLDIKAHKAMLDNRKALSVEEYEKFFKRFDNLEFDTDTELAVEPKGNFYLKEISDNIRYYDTVK from the coding sequence ATGACAATTGGTATCGACCAACTTAATTTTTATATTCCGAACTTCTACGTAGACATGGCTGAGCTTGCTGAAGCACGTGGCGTAGACCCGAACAAATTCTTAATCGGCATCGGCCAATCGCAAATGGCTGTAAGCCCTGTCTCTCAAGATATTGTATCTATGGGTGCTAACGCTGCTCAACCTATTCTATCAGAACAAGACAAGAAAGATATTACCATGGTGATTGTTGCAACAGAATCAGCCATTGATTCTGCAAAAGCCTCTGCGGTGCAAATTCATCATCTCTTAGGAATCCAACCTTTTGCGCGTTGTTTTGAAATGAAAGAGGCTTGCTATGCAGCAACGCCAGCCATTCAATTAGCAAAAGATTATTTAGTACCACGTCCTAATGAAAAAGTGTTAGTCATCGCCAGTGATACTGCACGTTATGGATTGAACAGCGGCGGCGAACCTACACAAGGTGCAGGAGCAGTCGCAATGATCATCAGCCATAACCCTAGTATTCTTGAATTACATGATGATTCAGTTGCTTATACAGAAGACGTTTATGATTTCTGGCGTCCGTCTGGAGAAATTTATCCGCTAGTGGCTGGTAAATTATCTAAAGATGCTTATATCAAGTCTTTCCAAGAAAGCTGGAACGAATACGCGAAACGTCATCATAAATCATTGTCTGACTTTGCTGCTTTATGCTTCCACGTTCCATTTACAAAAATGGGTCAAAAAGCACTTGATTCTATTTTAACAGATAGTGCGTCAGAAGATACACAAGCAAGACTGAATGAAGGCTATAAATCTGCGACAGATTACAACCGTTACGTTGGAAACGTCTATACAGGCTCTTTATATCTCAGCTTGATTTCATTACTTGAAAACCATAAATTAAATGATGGAGACACTATCGGCTTATTCAGTTATGGTTCTGGTTCAGTTGGAGAATTCTTCAGTGCAACGCTGATGAATAATTATCAAGATCATCTCGATATCAAAGCTCATAAAGCCATGTTGGATAATCGTAAAGCTTTATCAGTAGAAGAATATGAAAAATTCTTCAAGCGCTTCGATAACTTAGAATTCGATACTGATACTGAATTAGCAGTAGAACCGAAAGGCAACTTCTATCTTAAAGAAATCTCAGATAATATCCGTTATTATGATACTGTAAAATAA
- a CDS encoding nitrate/nitrite transporter, giving the protein MNKSKGGLQLTVQTLSLVAGFMVWSIIAPLMPMISQDIKITSSQISIVLAIPVILGSVLRIPFGYLTNIIGAKWVFFSSFIILLFPIFLLSQAQSVNMLMLAGFFLGVGGAVFSVGVTSIPKYFPKDKVGLANGIYGMGNLGTAVSSFLAPPIAGAIGWQSTVRLYLIVMAVFAIIMFFLGDAKETKVKIPLIAQTKDLLKDLRTYYLSFWYFITFGSFVAFGIFLPKYLVDHYELTTVDAGIRAGIFIAIATFLRPLGGIIGDKIDAVKALKVDFIFMIIGAVILGVASNIILFTVGCLTVSVCAGIGNGLVFKLVPQYFQKEAGVANGIVSMMGGLGGFFPPLVITYVTSLTGTSHLAFIFLACFGVIALITMWHLSRKQRALA; this is encoded by the coding sequence ATGAACAAATCAAAAGGTGGTTTACAATTAACAGTCCAAACTTTAAGTTTGGTCGCCGGGTTTATGGTATGGAGTATCATTGCGCCTTTGATGCCGATGATTTCACAAGACATTAAGATTACAAGTTCTCAAATTTCTATTGTACTTGCAATACCGGTTATTTTAGGATCAGTTTTACGTATTCCATTCGGTTATTTGACGAACATTATTGGTGCAAAATGGGTTTTCTTTTCTAGTTTTATTATACTTTTATTCCCAATTTTCTTACTGAGCCAAGCGCAATCAGTAAATATGCTGATGTTGGCAGGGTTTTTCTTAGGAGTCGGTGGAGCTGTCTTTTCAGTAGGTGTAACGTCTATTCCTAAATATTTTCCTAAAGATAAAGTGGGCTTAGCTAATGGTATTTATGGAATGGGGAACTTAGGTACCGCAGTTTCTTCATTCTTGGCGCCTCCAATCGCTGGCGCAATCGGCTGGCAATCTACAGTAAGATTATATTTAATCGTGATGGCAGTATTTGCGATTATTATGTTCTTCTTAGGAGATGCGAAGGAAACTAAAGTCAAAATTCCTTTAATTGCACAAACTAAAGATTTATTAAAAGATTTAAGAACTTACTATTTAAGCTTTTGGTATTTTATTACCTTTGGTTCATTCGTAGCTTTCGGTATCTTCTTACCGAAATATTTAGTAGATCATTATGAGTTGACGACAGTAGATGCAGGTATCCGTGCAGGTATCTTTATCGCAATTGCGACATTCTTAAGACCACTTGGCGGTATTATTGGTGACAAAATTGATGCTGTTAAAGCACTGAAAGTAGATTTTATCTTCATGATTATCGGTGCTGTCATTCTAGGTGTTGCCAGTAATATAATTTTATTCACAGTGGGCTGTTTAACTGTCAGTGTTTGTGCAGGTATCGGTAATGGTTTGGTATTCAAACTTGTACCTCAATACTTCCAAAAAGAAGCTGGAGTTGCAAACGGTATTGTATCAATGATGGGTGGATTAGGAGGTTTCTTCCCTCCATTAGTTATTACTTATGTAACAAGTTTGACAGGCACAAGCCACTTAGCGTTTATTTTCTTAGCATGTTTCGGTGTGATTGCACTCATTACAATGTGGCATTTGAGTCGTAAACAACGTGCGTTAGCCTAA